A segment of the Cotesia glomerata isolate CgM1 linkage group LG2, MPM_Cglom_v2.3, whole genome shotgun sequence genome:
ttcaaaacaaTTGCCAATTTTAATTCTCCATAAGAGGAGGGattgaaaagtattaaaaatatttataagtattgaaaaaaattcaaatttcgttattttcaatactttttaattcgtttttttaatcagggatATTAATTCTTCTTAATAatcttagaataaataaacgaaaaatgttcaatatttttataataatttcaagatCGTAATTACATATTGACGTATAAGCTAACAAAAATTACTAATAccaacattttattattttttaaccgtcaattaaatatttcggCGAACCATTAACTATTGAGAAATAATTCGAATAATGTGAATTcgaagttttaaataattttttaatcatgttaaatttaataactatattcttgttaaaataatattcctAACTTCACATGATACTATGATCATTGaacatagttaatttttaacctTTAAAATGCATATAGAGTAATATTTTTGCTCCCTTCCCGCCTCTCTAAGTGGTAAAGGCCTACTGGGGACCCGCCACGCTAAAAAAAAAGGGAACGCATCTTACTTCATAGTACCTCATGGGTGATGTGGAAAACTATGTAATGACTGAGTTGACAACAAGACCTGAAATCTATCAGCATACTGTCTCAATTCTTGACAGTTGTCAAACAGTGGATTTAATTTAAGACACTTGTAACTAATGTTCAAATACTATAAACTATTTACATCCATAGCGATTCAACTTCTTactacaattattaataataattctatcTAATATTGAATAACAACTATCAACCGTGACGAAACGACTGcaagagtaaaatttcattgaaatttaattccaGAATAGATGTTATTTGGTCTAGATATAAATGTAAACGTataaattgaagcttattttcTCAGCTTTAAGATGCACTTTACAGAAATCAAACATCTCGgcgcgttcaaaagttatttatagGAGAAggactaaaaatataaaattttcaatttttcaaaattttgaaatgctGTAACTTCTAAATAATTGACCGATTCAGCTCAAATTTGAACTCGACCTTCGTAATCGTCCATAAAATGAGTATGTTAAGTTTCATTAGGATCTCTTGAGAATTGTAGACGTTATCGTGCTGACAAACcacgttatatcgtatatatatatatatatatatcatatatatatatatatatatatatatatatatatatatatatataaatacatacataaacttttgaactatatgtattttctgactcatcTCATCGAGTTAGGTcggaatatagcaaaatttttcagaagttGTGGCATGAGAACGGctacaatagttagatttttatgaaatctactaaaaacgagtgaattaattataattaatcaattaggGAGCtttgaaaaacttaattttcattgtcagcgaaaatcaaaattgttattaacttAGCAAAGTGCgatacaatgaaaattaagtttttcaatgctcccttattgattaattattattaattcactcgttttttttaatgtagcttcaaaaatattctataATGAAATCATTcaagaatataattatttaagaatagaGATATTTACGAATAGAGTTATTTAAGAATAGAGATATTTACAAATAGagttatttagaaataaagataattgagaatagataaatttagaataaaagttaatttacgAATAGAGTTATTTGAGAATAGAGATTTTTACGAAAagagttatttaaaaatagttattatttagaaataaagatttttaagaattaagtTATTTAAGAATAGAGATATTTAGAAATAGTGTTATTTAGGAATTGAACTATTTAGTATAGGGATATTTATGAATAGAGAAGTAAAGAGTAGAGTTATTATCTTGCCAGTTTTTAGGTTTAacgtttgaaaaaatatttttcgaatatttttattcttttaactAGTGGATCCGTTTACACTGTTCGACACGAAATTTGTATCGTACAATTGTGAAAAATTGACACGATATTTACACTGTAACCCCACTATAAGTTATCAAAATACGGGTACAGCACGGAACCTACACTGGAGTTACACGGTGTTTACACTGTAATACTACTGTAAGTTGTAAAAATACAAATGCTATATGTCTGAAATAAGCGTGTTTGCGGCGTAAACTTGATGTAAATGGCATTACGAGTTTACACTGTAAAGCACGACTTAAACGGAACCTAAAGGggaatttcttacaaaattttttcctattaAAACAGtaagtatttaaatatttaccaataaacaataatattcatccatgcaaataaataaagttgCTGCAACAACTTCAACTAAACACACTTCACGCAAAATTTGCTCTGTATACAATGATaatctgtgaaaaaaaaaaaaaataaggtaaaagaccccattagtggcaccttcaacccctattagtggcattttttctttcaatgaaaaaatgttctacttggaataaaaattaaaaattttttttataagattagaaatattatattcattgttgaaattaatgatttcattaattgaataagtaccaaaatcaaagaaagtgcCAGTAATGGGGTCcccgccactaatggggtATTTTACCCtagtaaaaaacaaaaactaataaaatgaaaatactaCATCTTACTTGATAACTTTATTATGACGTTGAATAATTGCTGATAAACTTTGGTCAAAATTCTCGCCATTACTTTGATAGTTTTCAAGACTCTGCAGCCTtcgaataattatttcaatttgaCCACAAATATGAGTGACTAAAATAGCTCCAAGATTACACGTGCTAACCATCATAGTACAGACAACAACGCCCATTAAAATGtgtgataaataaaatgtttcatAGATAGGAGACTTTTGAGTGTTGAAATAAGGATCAAACATTGATGTAGGATAAAGTAACGGTCGATCGGATGAATTACGTAGTAACGTTGTTGGACTGCCGGGTAAGAAGGGGGCAACCGATTGATGAGAAACTCCTCCTCCATACATaacaataatacaaaaataagtgacattatttcctttttttgcATAATTTACCATAATTTCCCAATCATTCTTACATGTTGTCATTTCCCAATCTTTTTGTATTTGTTTAAGAcattctttaatatttttcaagtgGTAGGAAATcgcaaaatacttaaaaacaCACGCTACAGAAACTCCTGTGGGGCCAAATAGAGCTATTTTCACATTGACACTTTTATCATACCAAAACATATGATAGAATGATGGAATTATTGCGAAAAACAACGTaatataacaaataatttgtattaccacagctaaatataatttatgccTTGTTGAAGTATAAAACATAAAAGGCCACAACCCAAGAATATAAAATAGCCATCGTGTGTGTTTCACATAAATTTCTACGTCAGTCCGATTGTTATTTTTTggcgttaaaattttttcagtttcacTTTTTGATAAAgacatattttttacttaataaatatcGTTAATGATATTAGAATAGATATCTTTGTTAGATGTAATGCGCaagtcaataataaatttttcatgttttatCTTGTCATAATGttcttactaaattaattaaatgaaattacatttatagatataaatgCAAATTTATTGATGAATACCGTTTGCTTTTCAt
Coding sequences within it:
- the LOC123259641 gene encoding odorant receptor 4-like, producing the protein MSLSKSETEKILTPKNNNRTDVEIYVKHTRWLFYILGLWPFMFYTSTRHKLYLAVVIQIICYITLFFAIIPSFYHMFWYDKSVNVKIALFGPTGVSVACVFKYFAISYHLKNIKECLKQIQKDWEMTTCKNDWEIMVNYAKKGNNVTYFCIIVMYGGGVSHQSVAPFLPGSPTTLLRNSSDRPLLYPTSMFDPYFNTQKSPIYETFYLSHILMGVVVCTMMVSTCNLGAILVTHICGQIEIIIRRLQSLENYQSNGENFDQSLSAIIQRHNKVIKLSLYTEQILREVCLVEVVAATLFICMDEYYCLLAWKNNNQIGLTIYSILLVAFIFNIYIFCHIGELLKQQFGKIGDSIYEINWYNFPQKNSSNLVMMIAISQNPQQITAGGLFELSFKGFSSVLKTSVAYLNILRMMEL